The Argentina anserina chromosome 5, drPotAnse1.1, whole genome shotgun sequence genome includes the window GTCTTCAACAAGTTCATCAGGGACATCATTAGGAACATTGTGTCTGGTGATGAAGTCCTTCAATACGGCCATGCTTTCCTCTTTAACAGAAACCAGTTGCTCAGAAAGAATGCCCCTGTTTCCACTGACAGAATATGTTTCTGAACCAAGCTGAAATTGTAC containing:
- the LOC126795201 gene encoding uncharacterized protein LOC126795201, translating into MMEVQIQGSAVSSQVKVQFQLGSETYSVSGNRGILSEQLVSVKEESMAVLKDFITRHNVPNDVPDELVEDFSEDEGEVLEKPKKTKLT